From one Lineus longissimus chromosome 3, tnLinLong1.2, whole genome shotgun sequence genomic stretch:
- the LOC135485243 gene encoding ribokinase-like, translating to MDVVSVGGIVTDIYSFCPTFPKPGESVCARYCTMGYGGKGANQAVMAAKLGAKSALIGKVGDDVFGKMHFAGYEEAGLNSDFVFTTSEAGTALACVMVRDDGMNCISVAYQATLLLNKDDIQKAEDMIKSAKVVSCQLETTHATTLAALKVAKKHGVTTVLNAAPPSAEPLCEEMFTVSDIFCTNETETETFTGLPVATVDEAKMATKFLLGKGCKSVIVTLGEGGCVYASLEEKEPKHLPAKKVKAVNTTGAGDAFIGALCFYIAKYSHLSFGEKIRRSVEIATISVLSQGTQTSYPLAKDLPKELLE from the exons ATGGATGTGGTCAGTGTTGGTGGGATTGTCACTGATATTTACAG TTTCTGTCCCACATTCCCCAAGCCTGGAGAGAGTGTCTGCGCTCGTTACTGCACAATGGGATATGGTGGCAAGGGGGCAAACCAAGCCGTCATGGCAGCAAAGTTAGGGGCAAAGTCTGCTCTAATTGGAAAG GTTGGGGATGATGTTTTTGGGAAAATGCATTTTGCTGGATATGAAGAGGCTGGTCTGAATTCAG ACTTTGTCTTCACAACGAGTGAAGCTGGGACAGCCCTGGCATGTGTTATGGTACGAGATGATG GTATGAACTGCATATCTGTAGCTTATCAGGCAACACTCCTGCTGAACAAAGACGATATTCAAAAAGCTGAAGACATGATCAAATCTGCCAAAGTTGTCAGCTGCCAATTAGAGACAACCCATGCAACGACGCTTGCTGCTCTGAAAGTGGCAAAGAAACATGGAG TGACAACTGTCCTCAACGCTGCACCTCCAAGTGCCGAACCTTTGTGCGAGGAGATGTTCACTGTCTCTGATATCTTCTGTACGAACGAAACTGAG ACTGAGACGTTTACAGGATTGCCTGTTGCCACAGTGGACGAAGCCAAAATGGCCACAAAATTTCTCCTTGGGAAAGGATGCAAATCTGTGATAGTGACCCTTGGTGAGGGAGGGTGTGTCTATGCTAGTCTGGAGGAGAAAGAACCCAAACATCTTCCAGCAAAGAAGGTCAAGGCCGTGAATACTACT GGTGCTGGCGATGCATTCATTGGTGCTCTGTGTTTCTACATTGCTAAGTACAGCCACCTGAGCTTCGGGGAGAAGATTCGGAGGTCGGTGGAGATTGCAACGATTAGTGTCCTGTCACAAGGGACCCAAACAAGTTACCCTCTTGCAAAGGACTTGCCCAAAGAACTTTTGGAATAA